From the genome of Bombus huntii isolate Logan2020A chromosome 14, iyBomHunt1.1, whole genome shotgun sequence, one region includes:
- the LOC126873299 gene encoding uncharacterized protein LOC126873299: METEELTRLVDEIYKNILDKFNPGARQLINAGKAYLKALHGAAAASRVYVDALSRLARQAQLGTWGGSKDVGFALMRIVEVYKEIQEQEMNILKAFYVDLLVPLETNLEKDTKVVQSEQKKFLQQHKTRSETYSKAAATMKKQRKKSRGASKSGLAMDKELKNMQILEEEKSKLDAFCEQSLKNAMTQERRRYGFVLERQCSLAKHYASFHEVALAALHPSVDKWREVAATREYLPQSVEDMFASRLRQVSFWPEDEENGGSELTMSSQLRKTRSMDSSCLELRPGPPSGNVPSATYQGPTSHLSSVLSRARSEANLHASTLSLDPEVPETPPRPRSMAPPASRNSGSGGGGGSGTGVSSGGWGDAPLARALFAYLSSGENQLSFLEGDLIALMGDRQKGWQFGENLRTQSSGWFPLAYTEIIIDDSLGSPSHGTNNGRVLEPQAVPPCKPPPSRPPVTPSIDEVSSGFHGVGNNNVNNSNNNNSSTGTPTNVPNSNSSHNLATPTARQTKPIRPSGTLPTVLAGGRRIQPPAPPVPPPQVVTSLHSSNDSGFSNEPPAQPDIDYSDDEAMRQRRRKPRADRITEAVKQHQKDDKPNNKDWENDSWKTIPRDEKSWHLYRTAMDIWAEANANQGNENGETRYQNRHYDTQERKNGRDFSDRGAMENGPTRKSGKKSQERSQKNEYDNRGRGNSNHKSKVMSNEEPSRKSTRRNNEQMEQDRRESKRVKEHDETEEDEIELEEEEDDTYVGRIDYQKYDGKKYYGDRTDGQERSSRRGYHPVAQEESKYENEKTSSASSSGTDDESTITIPETGRKVEHIAQKLEQTAQKYAREHSPPKFIERRNDYRSLERREEKQPPPPYERYNDCDRSRGPQRFERERERYLDKSPSAAQKTSTYERERTFEKNPDRNRNIERASSRRFERPRPPSEEAPERPTDPRNLYRERRFSDKEEAIYGETRYVRENVSVDKERGYESNFETKLERTKVIERHGYQNLGQSNLQKFQRNGQQILEKNDTNNNTLKDDNRKPLLPRQTTAVGHLIQTGRAFDVDSKSPKLVKRTKSFWRFRRDSDVLEGMALWQHRSLVDIPKMIKKEAKDDANSDDTSKQNPSDSPNSRQSLEKRNSDVTITNDSQHEEPKPAERIHVPEKSDYFEDFPTPAERPKTVERSEYRMHQEERSYFMGNVSRKAIIEKERKRSLEAKRNMIVAELKENNEAKRNERRKKYTDDEDGLTQNFSETEASDEESTYSCIVVKDQTVAEKTLLPRTKLRRDSDRERDKNTCGPWYDLWGVDASVNKKKKKKQQ; the protein is encoded by the exons TTGAAAGCGTTCTACGTCGACCTACTGGTTCCCCTCGAGACGAACCTAGAGAAAGACACCAAGGTCGTCCAG AGCGAACAGAAGAAGTTTCTGCAGCAGCACAAAACCAGGTCCGAAACTTACAGCAAAGCGGCGGCAACGATGAAGAAGCAGAGGAAGAAGTCAAGGGGCGCGAGCAAGAGTGGACTGGCCATGGACAAAGAGCTCAAGAATATGCAGATTCTAGAGGAAGAGAAGTCTAAGCTAGACGCCTTTTGTGAACAGAGTTTGAAGAAT GCTATGACTcaggaacgaagaaggtacggCTTTGTTCTCGAGCGACAATGCTCCTTGGCGAAACATTATGCGAGTTTTCACGAGGTCGCGTTAGCTGCTCTTCATCCCTCGGTTGATAAGTGGCGCGAGGTAGCTGCTACTAGGGAATATTTACCACAATCCGTGGAAGACATGTTCGCTTCTAGGCTTAGA CAAGTTTCATTTTGGCCCGAGGACGAGGAAAACGGCGGCTCGGAGTTAACCATGAGCTCGCAATTGAGAAAGACCAGAAGCATGGATAGCTCTTGCTTGGAACTTCGACCTGGACCGCCGTCCGGAAATGTGCCAAGTGCCACTTATCAAGGTCCAACTTCTCATCTTTCATCTGTACTGTCTAGAGCAAGGTCAGAGGCCAATCTGCACGCTTCGACATTATCTCTGGATCCAG AGGTTCCAGAAACTCCACCAAGGCCGAGGTCCATGGCGCCTCCGGCATCACGCAACAGCGGCAGTGGAGGTGGGGGTGGTAGTGGCACAGGGGTGAGCTCCGGTGGCTGGGGAGATGCACCCCTCGCGAGGGCTCTCTTCGCCTATTTGAGCTCCGGGGAAAATCAGCTGAGCTTCCTGGAGGGCGATCTCATTGCGTTGATGG GAGATCGTCAGAAAGGCTGGCAATTTGGGGAGAATCTCCGCACACAGAGTTCCGGATGGTTCCCACTGGCATACACAGAAATTATTATCGACGATAGTCTAGG ATCGCCGAGTCATGGAACAAACAATGGTCGCGTATTGGAGCCGCAAGCAGTTCCACCCTGTAAGCCACCACCCTCTCGACCACCAGTGACACCGAGCATCGATGAAGTGTCGAGTGGATTCCATGGAGTAGGAAACAACAACGTCAACAACAGTAACAACAATAACAGCAGTACCGGCACTCCTACAAATGTACCGAATAGCAACAGTTCTCACAATTTAGCGACACCTACTGCACGTCAAACAAAACCG ATCCGTCCATCGGGCACTTTGCCCACTGTTTTGGCTGGTGGCCGTAGGATACAGCCACCTGCTCCGCCCGTGCCACCTCCTCAAGTCGTCACGTCTCTTCACAGCAGCAACGACAGCGGTTTCTCAAACGAGCCACCGGCTCAGCCTGATATCGACTACAGCGACGACGAGGCTATGAG ACAACGACGAAGAAAGCCGCGTGCCGATAGAATAACCGAAGCGGTGAAGCAACACCAGAAGGACGACAAGCCCAACAACAAGGACTGGGAAAACGATTCCTGGAAGACGATACCTAGGGACGAGAAGAGTTGGCATCTTTACAGAACCGCGATGGACATTTGGGCGGAGGCGAACGCGAATCAAGGCAACGAGAACGGCGAGACAAGGTACCAGAATCGTCATTACGACACTCAGGAGCGCAAAAATGGAAGGGACTTCTCTGACCGTGGTGCGATGGAGAATGGGCCGACAAGAAAATCAGGAAAGAAGAGCCAAGAAAGATCGCAGAAAAACGAGTACGATAATCGCGGTCGCGGTAATTCCAATCACAAAAGCAAGGTTATGAGCAACGAAGAACCATCGAGAAAGTCCACAAGAAGGAATAACGAGCAAATGGAACAGGATCGTCGAGAATCGAAAAGAGTGAAGGAACACGATGAGACGGAGGAGGACGAGATCGAActggaggaggaggaggacgATACCTACGTTGGCAGGATCGATTACCAGAAGTACGACGGTAAGAAGTATTACGGGGACAGAACTGATGGTCAGGAGCGCAGCTCTCGTCGCGGATATCATCCGGTTGCTCAGGAAGAATCAAAATACGAAAACGAGAAGACATCGTCGGCCTCGTCCTCGGGCACCGACGACGAGAGTACTATCACGATCCCGGAGACTGGCAGGAAGGTGGAACATATCGCGCAGAAACTAGAGCAAACCGCGCAAAAGTATGCTCGGGAGCATAGCCCACCAAAGTTTATAGAGCGAAGGAACGATTATAGAAGTTTAGAGCGTAGAGAGGAGAAGCAACCTCCACCGCCGTACGAGAGGTATAACGACTGCGATAGGAGTCGCGGGCCGCAGAGGTTCGAGCGAGAAAGGGAACGATACTTGGATAAGTCGCCCAGTGCGGCCCAGAAGACCTCTACTTACGAAAGAGAAAGGACTTTCGAGAAGAATCCCGATAGAAATAGGAATATCGAGCGGGCGTCGAGTCGCCGCTTCGAGAGACCGAGACCGCCTTCCGAAGAAGCTCCTGAGAGGCCAACGGACCCCCGTAACCTTTATCGAGAGCGTAGATTTTCCGACAAAGAGGAGGCGATCTATGGCGAGACCAGATACGTCAGAGAAAACGTGTCAGTAGATAAAGAGCGCGGATACGAGTCGAACTTTGAGACGAAGCTGGAAAGGACGAAGGTGATCGAGAGGCACGGCTATCAGAATCTTGGTCAGAGTAATCTTCAGAAGTTCCAGAGGAACGGGCAACAAATCTTGGAGAAGAACGATACGAATAATAACACGTTGAAGGACGATAATCGCAAACCGCTGCTCCCAAGACAGACGACCGCTGTTGGGCACTTGATACAGACAGGTAGAGCTTTCGACGTCGACTCCAAGAGTCCGAAACTCGTGAAGAGAACAAAGTCCTTCTGGAGGTTCAGGAGAGATTCCGACGTTCTTGAGGGTATGGCACTCTGGCAGCACAGATCATTGGTCGATATTCCGAAAATGATTAAGAAAGAAGCGAAAGATGACGCGAATTCAGACGACACCAGCAAGCAGAATCCAAGTGACAGCCCCAACTCTCGGCAAAGTTTGGAAAAAAGGAACAGCGACGTGACCATTACCAACGATTCGCAGCACGAAGAACCAAAACCTGCGGAAAGAATTCACGTGCCCGAAAAATCCGATTACTTTGAAGATTTTCCTACGCCGGCGGAAAGACCAAAGACTGTCGAGAGGTCCGAGTATCGAATGCATCAAGAGGAGAGGTCTTACTTTATGGGGAACGTCTCGCGAAAAGCCATAATCGAGAAGGAGCGAAAACGTAGCCTGGAAGCTAAGCGTAACATGATCGTGGCCGAATTGAAGGAAAATAACGAGGCCAAGAGGAACGAAAGGAGGAAAAAGTACACGGACGACGAAGATGGATTGACGCAGAACTTCAGCGAAACAGAGGCGTCCGACGAAGAGTCCACGTACAGTTGCATCGTAGTAAAGGATCAAACAGTGGCGGAGAAGACTCTTCTTCCCAGGACTAAACTCCGTAGGGATTCCGATCGAGAAAGAGATAAAAATACTTGTGGACCGTGGTACGATCTTTGGGGAGTGGACGCCTCCGTcaacaagaagaagaagaagaaacagcAATAA